The genomic DNA CTTAATCGCTTTGGGCCGCGATGTCAACCAATGGATCACGGGGATCTTGGCGGCCGCACCGGATCAGATGAAGCGCCGCATCAGGTCGTCGATCAGGCCATCCACATTTTCCGGGGTGATGCCGAACTCCCGGCAGGTCTGCACCACCCGCTCCCGCCGCCGGGGCTGCTGGAGATCCGTCAGGCGCCCGAAAACCCCCAGACGGCGCCCCACCTGATAGATCATCTGCTCCTCGGGCGGCAGGGCCAGGAAAGTTTCCAAGACCCCGGTCATGCGGGCCTTGTCCTCGGGCAGCTG from Desulfobacteraceae bacterium includes the following:
- a CDS encoding radical SAM protein codes for the protein QLPEDKARMTGVLETFLALPPEEQMIYQVGRRLGVFGRLTDLQQPRRRERVVQTCREFGITPENVDGLIDDLMRRFI